The Sporosarcina sp. Te-1 DNA window TGCTTCAAGTTGTTCTAAGATAAATGGCATTAAAATTTCTTTTTCTGCCCACCTCTTCTTTCTACCCTCAATTTTTGGTAGTGGTGTATCTCTCAACTTCAGCAAAAAAAATTTGCGTTTTTTCCCTTTCCCCTCAGAATAAGCTTCATGGAAAAATCGTTTTAATTTTTTCTCAAAAGCAGTAAAAGTATTTCCTCTTAGATACCCCCTGTCTATCCAAGATTTCTTTTCAAATTCTCCTTCGTATCCCCCTAAATTTTTAAGCAGTTCAATAGCTTGCGCTTCTGTTATACCGTAATAACTTTCTTCAATCATCATTTAATATCTAATCCCTTCTTTTGTTTATTCCGTTAGGTGTCTTAACGATATAGTTGCTCTCGGCTTTCAGCCTTCCGCAACGATACCGTATAAGAACACCGAACGGTTTCAGCTGAGTTCAACGAAGTAACGAACTTCGTTCGTTGCTTCTTATGAGCCTCATCCGAAATTGAAAATGTCTTCACTAAATCTCTTTGTCACATTCTAAAAGTACAATTATATAATTATTTATATTGAGGTTTTAGAATGTGACAAAACTATCTATTAACTAAATTAAAGTGCAAGCCGTAGCTCACACTCAAATTAACTTTTCAGGGAGCAGTAGTTCAAAAATTTGTTGATAGTCAATTTGTTCATTCTTGAAGTTCTTAATTTCAGTTTTATAAGCCATATTTGTTACCAAATCTTGTATCAAATCATTGTAGTCGGCTCCTAAATAGAACTCCTTTAGTTTAACCAAATCCTTCAATACTTTTCCTTCTGCTTTATCCAAGTCATTGATTTGTTCGTCCATTGAAGCTACTGCATACTTTCTAAACTCATCTAACCATTGGTGCATTTCACTACTTGTATGGACTAAGTAACCTACTTGGTCAATCAAATGACGTACTCTTTTTTCTACTACTTCTTCTATTGCTAACTTAATAGTTTCTATTCCCACTTCCTTGTTCGACATATTTATCCTCCTTTAAATTCAATTCTATGCTACCTTGAGTTCATTATATATCAAAATCACCATTAACACAACAACTATATAGTAATTAGTGCTTACAATACTAATAACTTAATAGGTATAAATGATTAGTATTGTAAGCACTAATTAGATATTCATTTGCTATTAACACCGATTAACTAAAGGAAACGAGTGTTGAATTTTGCTAAAAAACTGCCTACATCCTAGACACAAGTAATCTTGAGCCTAAGACATAGACAGCCATTAATACTTATAGGTACTCTCTCAAATCCTTCGCTACTTCTTCAACATCTAAGTCCAAATACTGCGTGGTAACAGCTAAATCTGAATGTCCGAGTGCTTTTGAAATTATTGCAATGCTTGCTCCTGCTTCTAATAGCTTCTTAGCATACCCTCTTCGTATTGCATGTGCATTGATGTTTTCCAATCCAAATCGCTTCGAATATTTATTAAGCTGTTTGGAAATGGCATTATTGGACGTTCTTCCATTACTAATCGGTAAGCCATTCTGAGTAATGATGATATTTGTATTCTTCGTATTGTAATAGCTTCGAATCTTTTTATTTTGCTTAATCAATACTTTAAAAAGGTCGGCTAATTCTTGGTCGATTGGCAGTTTTAGAAACTTATGATTCTTCAAAATCGAGCCGTCTAGATTTAAGGTAAGGTTTTCATAGTCAACATGTCGCTCTTTCAACTCACCTAATGTTTGAATACGAATACCAGTCTTATACATAGTCAGTATCGCCACTGTGTCTCGAAAGCCGATGAATGTGTTTTGGTCAATAAGTTCAATTAGTTTTTCAATATCATTTGCTTTAGCACCTTTTTTAATTTCCTTATCTATTTTGACTTGAATTGTACTCCAGAACTTTTGTTTCATCCAACCGTTGTTATGAAACTTACTCAACACAGCCTTAATGGATTTTAGACGTATTAGTTTCGTCTGTTGAGCGACCTCTAACGAACCTAAGTAGTCGTAAATGCTATCGGCTGTAATATCTTCAACGTATTCCAATTTATTGTACCGAACGAACTGATTAAAAATATAGTCGTAGCTTTCAATCGTTCTGCTTCGATTCCCTGCGATTCGCATTTGCTGATAAATTGTTTCTAATGCTTGCGGAATAGTTATGCCATTTCTTTTAACTGCTTTTTTCTTTGTAGATATGCTAACCTCTTCTGATTGAATGGAGAAGATTCCATGTTTTCTACCCATACAAAAAAACCTCCTAATTATAATAAATTAGAAGGTCAATTGTCGAAAATCCGTTGGGGTGTTTATTAGGGAGTTTCCTCCCCAGTTCAACACCCGTTCAAACTCCCTAACTGTATAAACTGTTGATACGACTAGATTTATCAGCCATATTTCTATGGAGACGGTGGGAGTCGAACCCACGTCCAAAGGCTCCAATACTTAAGCGTCTACGCGTGTAGATTGACTACTTACGGTTCGCGCTGCATTATGCCGTCAATCAAGGCGTCTTGAGCGCTATCCTGGAAGTCTCTTGCAACGGCCTCAGGAGGCGACCGTTACCGTATCCCACTAATAGGTGAGCCTAACAATGCCACATGGGCGATGGAACTGCTAGGCAGATTCATCAGCTTACGCTGCGAATGCTAAGTTGTTGTTTGTTTTGCCAGTTATTATTAACTGCCGTTTCTGACGGAGTCGAGCCCTCCGACGCGCAGCTCAAGCTCAGACCACCCCTGTCGAATCCGTAACGTCCCCGGTATAAAAGGTTGAATTAGGTAGGCGCGTGGCCTGACTATCAACACAATCAACTGGAGAGTCAGGAAATGCTATGCCCGAAGCATAGCAGGTTTCTGAACTATCACTGTCCCTATCATACAACGTTTCTGCTGCAATTTCAATGGAAAACACTTCCGCTTAGTATTGCTGCTTCGCTTTGAAGGCGCGTTCCATTTCGCGTTTCGCTTCTTTTTTCTTCAGGTCGTCCCGTTTGTCGTAGAGCTTTTTCCCTTTTCCGACGCCGATTAGGACTTTGGCGAAGCCGTCCTTCAAGTACATTTTGAGCGGGACGATGGCGACGCCCTGTTCTTTGATCTGGCCGACAAGCGTGCTGATCTGTTTGCGATGCAGCAGCAGCTTGCGGGAACGGATTGGATCGTGGTTGTACCGGTTCCCTTGCTCGTACGGGCTAATATGCATATTGGAGATCCATGCTTCGTTGTTGCGAATGAGGACAAACGCGTCGCGAAGCTGGACCTTTCCGTTGCGGACCGATTTGATTTCCGTCCCTTGGAGGACGATGCCCGCTTCGATTGTTTCTTCGATTGCGAAGTCATGGTTTGCTTTTTTATTGACCGCAATGACTTTTCCTTGGCCTTTTCCCATTGTCAACACCCCTCTAAAGCAGCCGGAGGGGATTGCCGCTCCGGCCTATTTTCTCTTTCTTGGACGTTTCTTTGTTTTCTTGGCGACGCCTTCATAGAATTTCTTCTTCTGGCTCGGTCCGCCCTGTTTCTTGCCTGGTGACGACTTGTCGCTTCGCTTTCCTTCCCCGCGTTTGCCGCCTTCCGATCCTCCTTGCTTTTTCGCATGAATCACTTTCGGCGTTTCTTTGCGCGTCCGGTGGAATGATTGCTTCATGCCGGCGATTTCAAAGTCGATCGCGGACTCTTCCGGTTTGACGGATACGACGCGGATCGTCACTTCGTCCCCGATACGGAACTGCTTGCCGGTATGGCCGCCGATCATCATCATTTGGCGGTCATCGAATCGGTAGTAGTCGTCTGTCATGTAACTCACATGGACGAGACCTTCCACCGTGTTTTCCAGTTCGACGAACATGCCGAAATTCGTAATGGACGAGATGACGCCGTCGAATTCCTCACCGATCTTATCGAGCATGTACTGTGCTTTCTTCAGTGCGTCTGTATCGCGTTCTGCATCGACTGCACGACGTTCCCTGTCGGACGTATGCTGGGCGATTTCCGGCAGCGCAGCGTTCCAGTGGGCAATCGTTTCAGACGACAGGTCCTTCTCGATCAAGTACGTGCGGATCAGCCGGTGGACGATTAAATCCGGATAACGGCGGATCGGTGATGTAAAGTGCGTATAGAAATCGGTCGACAAGCCGAAGTGGCCGAGACTTTCCTCGAAGTATTTCGCCTGTTGCATCGAACGGAGCAACATCGTGGAAATGACCGTCTCTTCCGGCAGGCCTTCGATCGATTCGATAATTTCCTGCAAGGCACGCGGGTGGACGTGGTTTCCTGTCCCCTTCACGACAATACCGAAATTGGTCAGGAACTCGAAGAACCGCGCCAGTTTTTCCTCTTTCGGATTTTCGTGGATCCGGTAAATGAATGGCACATTCAGCCAGTGGAAATGCTCCGCCACTGTTTCGTTTGCAGCGAGCATGAATTCCTCGATCAGCTGCTCGGAAACCGTCCGTTCGCGCAACACGATCTCCGTCGGCCAGCCTTCATCATTGACAAGGACTTTCGATTCCTTGAAATCAAAGTCAATCGCTCCACGGCTCATCCGCTTCTGGCGCAAAATCGCAGCGAGGTCGCCCATGTCATTCAGCATCGGCACGATATGCTCATACTTTTTAAGCAGCTCTTCGTCCTTCTCCGCAATGATCTTATATACATCCGTATACGTCATCCGCTCTTTCGAATGGATCACACTCTCGAATATTTCGTGGTCGGTGATTTTCCCGCTTCCGTCAATCGTCATCCGGCACGACAGCGTAAGCCGGTCGACACCCGGATTCAACGAACAGATGCCGTTCGACAGCTTATGCGGCAGCATCGGAATAACCCGGTCGGTCAAGTAGACGCTCGTTCCGCGCTCATACGCTTCATCGTCCAGTGCCGTGTTCTCTCGCACATAATGGCTGACGTCTGCGATATGGACGGACAGCACATACGTGCCATCGTTGTTTTTCACAACAGAAACGGCATCGTCCAAGTCCTTGGCATCCGCGCCGTCAATCGTAATGATCTGTTCGTCGCGCAAGTCGCGGCGTTTGAATAAGTCTTTCTCCTGAACAGTTTCCGGAGTCGATTTAATCTCATCCATGACCTCTTGCGGAAATTCGATTTCAATGCCGTGTTTATAAATAATCGATAAAATGTCGACACCCGGATCGTTTTTATGCCCGAGTATTTGCACGACCATCCCTGTAGCCGATTTCAGTTCACTCGGCCATTCGGTAATTTCAACGACCACTTTATGGCCTTCCACCGCATTCAGGCTATGGCCTTTAGCGATAAAAATGTCCATCGGCAGCCGCTTGTCGTCTGGTATGACGAAGCCGAAGCCGCGGTTGTCCTGATACGTTCCAACGACTTTTGTCGTCTTCCGTTCCGCGATGCGGATAATCGTTCCTTCCCGGCGGTCACCCATTGAGCTGTTTGCAATGCGGACGAGCACGATATCGCCATTCATGGCGCCGTTCACTTCTGTCGGCGGAATGAAAATATCATCCATCCCTTCCGTCTCCGGCGTCACAAAGCCGAAGCCTTTCGCGTGACCGATAAACTTGCCGCGTACGAGATTCATCCGTTCTGGCACGCCGTATCGGTTTGTCCGGGATCGGACGATGTCGCCCTTCTGCTCGAGATGGACAAGCATCTTGACCAGTTCCTTGAATTCAGCCGCCCCTTCAATCCCCAGCGATTCCTGGATCTCCTGGACCGTGAGCGGTTTATACGATTCCTCTTTCATGAATTCCAAGAGACGTTCTCTTAATTGCTCATCAAAAATATCCAATGATAAAGTCCCCTCCTTCTACCTTAAACATGTTCATCTATATACAGTTTCACACGTACCAATCCAATGATTCAAGAAATTGAAATACATCCTCGTGAAGCTGTTCCTTTTCCGGCCCTAACGTGATGACGTGTCCGGAGTTTTCATACCATTTGATTTGCTTATCAATCGACTCGGTGTTGTCATAGATGACGTTGGCCGAATCGGGATCTATCACTTCATCCTGTCTTGCCTGGACAACGAATAACGGCGCATAGATGTGATCGAGCTTCTCTCTTATATCATAGACGAGGGCACGCAAGTCCTTCAAAGAAGGCATCGACTTTCCGCGGAGTGACTCCACTTCCTCTTCGATGACGGACTCCTCTTTTCCTTCGTACTTCTTGTAATCCTTTGCGTATTTCAAGACGCCTTCATACATCGTATCCGTCGTTTTCATCGACATTGGCGCACACATCGTCACAATACCCTTTACTGGGTAATTCATTCCTACATTTAAGGAAAACACGCCGCCCAGCGATAAGCCGGCGACTGCGATTTCGTCATAGCCTGCCTCGCGCAGTTGATTGTATCCTGCTTGAACATCGGCCCACCACTCTTCAGGTCCCGTCTGGATCAATTCCTCCGGAGGCACGCCATGTCCGCGGTAATGAGGCGCAAGAGACGTATAGCCTTTCTTCTCCAAAAAACGGCCGAGCATCCGGACATCCGCTGATGTGCCGGTAAATCCATGCAGTAAGAGGACAGCACGCTTCCCCTTTTCAAAGAAAAACGGTTTCGGTTGAGCAATTCTCAAATCAATCATCCTTCCAAAACGTCTAGATGTAAATCATCACCTATATGTATCATGTGTCACTTCTCTTATCCTATTCTTCCCAATGAAAGAGAAAAGAAAACGCCTGACCCTACTTGGAAGGTCAGGCGCTGAGCAAGTCTGCTTACAATATGTTGTTAAAATTTTACGATCGCAATTGCTAAAATAAAAAACAATATGGACAGTACAATCGTCACCCGTTGGAGGACGAGGTCCAATCCACGCGCCTTTTGTTTTCCAAAAAGTTGTTCAGCACCACCGGAGATGGCTCCTGACAGGCCTGCACTTTTTCCGGATTGTAATAAGACAACTACGATTAATGCGATTGAGACAATTAAAAGCAACGTCAATAACAAAGCATGCACTTTGTTCCCACCTCCTGCATAGTACATCACGACATTTCTATTCTATCAAACATTGCCAAACGTGACAACAACATTTGTCAATTCCGTCTGATTATGCAGAAATGTCGCGAAGAGGTTCCTGCAGGTTCTATTACTTTTTCAAGTTATAGAAAGTGCGGGCTCCGAGGTATTGTGCTGTATCATCCAATTGATCTTCGATGCGGAGAAGCTGATTGTATTTTGCCACACGGTCTGTTCGGGAAGGTGCACCCGTTTTGATTTGGCCCGCATTTGTCGCCACTGCGATGTCGGCAATTGTCGTATCTTCCGACTCGCCGGAACGGTGGGAAATAACGGCTGTATAGCCTGCGCGTTTGGCCATTTCGATCGCATCGAATGTTTCTGTCAATGTACCGATTTGGTTTACTTTGATGAGGATGGAGTTGCCTACGCCCTCTTCAATGCCGCGTGCCAATTTTTCCGTGTTCGTTACGAACAGGTCATCTCCGACAAGCTGAACTTTTTTGCCAAGGCGTTCTGTCAGCAATTTATGGCCCGCCCAGTCGTTTTCATCCAAACCGTCTTCGATGGAAACGATCGGGTATTTATTGCAAAGCTCTTCGTACCAATCGACCATTTCTGCCGATGTCTTGACGATGCCTTCGCCTGCCAAGTTATAGTTGCCTGCTTCTTTGTCGTAGAATTCAGAGGACGCTACGTCCATTGCAAGCAATACTTCTTCCCCTGGCTTGTAGCCCGCTTTTTCGATCGCTTCGATGATGGTAGAAAGTGCTTCTTCGTTGGAAGCGAGGTTCGGCGCAAAGCCGCCTTCATCACCTACAGCCGTATTCAAGCCTTTTGCTTTTAGGACACTCTTTAGGCTATGGAAGATTTCCGCACCCATGCGAAGTCCGTGGCGGAACGATTCTGCACCGACCGGCATGACCATGAACTCTTGGATATCAACATTGTTATCCGCATGTTCGCCGCCGTTAAGGATGTTCATCATTGGAACTGGCAATTGCTTCGCGTTAAAACCGCCTAAGTATTGATAAAGCGGGATATCGAGATAATCAGCCGCCGCATGTGCAACCGCCATGGAAACGCCTAGAATTGCGTTTGCTCCAAGCTTCCCTTTGTTTTTCGTTCCATCGAGTTCAATCAGTGCTTTGTCGACAAGGACTTGGTCAAGGACAGAGTAACGGTCAACAAGCTCTTCCGCGATGATTTCCTCTACATGGTCAACCGCCTTCAGAACACCTTTGCCATTATAGCGGTCCGCATCTGCGTCACGCAGCTCAACCGCTTCGTATTCGCCCGTAGATGCGCCGGACGGAACGATAGCCCGCCCGAATGCGCCGCTTTCTGTGAACACTTCCACCTCGACAGTCGGATTTCCGCGTGAATCAAGGACTTCTCTTGCTTGGATATGTGTAATGATTGGCATAGTTATTCTCTCCTTAATTAAAATAATGGTGTTCCTGTCATTTCAGCAGGTTGTTCAATTCCGAGCAGCTTCAACATCGTTGGCGCCAGGTCTGCAAGAATGCCGCCCTCGCGAATCGTAATATCGGGATTGGTGATGATGACTGGCACGGGATTTGTCGTGTGGGCTGTCATCGGTTTGTC harbors:
- a CDS encoding site-specific integrase, with product MGRKHGIFSIQSEEVSISTKKKAVKRNGITIPQALETIYQQMRIAGNRSRTIESYDYIFNQFVRYNKLEYVEDITADSIYDYLGSLEVAQQTKLIRLKSIKAVLSKFHNNGWMKQKFWSTIQVKIDKEIKKGAKANDIEKLIELIDQNTFIGFRDTVAILTMYKTGIRIQTLGELKERHVDYENLTLNLDGSILKNHKFLKLPIDQELADLFKVLIKQNKKIRSYYNTKNTNIIITQNGLPISNGRTSNNAISKQLNKYSKRFGLENINAHAIRRGYAKKLLEAGASIAIISKALGHSDLAVTTQYLDLDVEEVAKDLREYL
- the smpB gene encoding SsrA-binding protein SmpB: MGKGQGKVIAVNKKANHDFAIEETIEAGIVLQGTEIKSVRNGKVQLRDAFVLIRNNEAWISNMHISPYEQGNRYNHDPIRSRKLLLHRKQISTLVGQIKEQGVAIVPLKMYLKDGFAKVLIGVGKGKKLYDKRDDLKKKEAKREMERAFKAKQQY
- the rnr gene encoding ribonuclease R; this encodes MKEESYKPLTVQEIQESLGIEGAAEFKELVKMLVHLEQKGDIVRSRTNRYGVPERMNLVRGKFIGHAKGFGFVTPETEGMDDIFIPPTEVNGAMNGDIVLVRIANSSMGDRREGTIIRIAERKTTKVVGTYQDNRGFGFVIPDDKRLPMDIFIAKGHSLNAVEGHKVVVEITEWPSELKSATGMVVQILGHKNDPGVDILSIIYKHGIEIEFPQEVMDEIKSTPETVQEKDLFKRRDLRDEQIITIDGADAKDLDDAVSVVKNNDGTYVLSVHIADVSHYVRENTALDDEAYERGTSVYLTDRVIPMLPHKLSNGICSLNPGVDRLTLSCRMTIDGSGKITDHEIFESVIHSKERMTYTDVYKIIAEKDEELLKKYEHIVPMLNDMGDLAAILRQKRMSRGAIDFDFKESKVLVNDEGWPTEIVLRERTVSEQLIEEFMLAANETVAEHFHWLNVPFIYRIHENPKEEKLARFFEFLTNFGIVVKGTGNHVHPRALQEIIESIEGLPEETVISTMLLRSMQQAKYFEESLGHFGLSTDFYTHFTSPIRRYPDLIVHRLIRTYLIEKDLSSETIAHWNAALPEIAQHTSDRERRAVDAERDTDALKKAQYMLDKIGEEFDGVISSITNFGMFVELENTVEGLVHVSYMTDDYYRFDDRQMMMIGGHTGKQFRIGDEVTIRVVSVKPEESAIDFEIAGMKQSFHRTRKETPKVIHAKKQGGSEGGKRGEGKRSDKSSPGKKQGGPSQKKKFYEGVAKKTKKRPRKRK
- a CDS encoding carboxylesterase; this encodes MRIAQPKPFFFEKGKRAVLLLHGFTGTSADVRMLGRFLEKKGYTSLAPHYRGHGVPPEELIQTGPEEWWADVQAGYNQLREAGYDEIAVAGLSLGGVFSLNVGMNYPVKGIVTMCAPMSMKTTDTMYEGVLKYAKDYKKYEGKEESVIEEEVESLRGKSMPSLKDLRALVYDIREKLDHIYAPLFVVQARQDEVIDPDSANVIYDNTESIDKQIKWYENSGHVITLGPEKEQLHEDVFQFLESLDWYV
- the secG gene encoding preprotein translocase subunit SecG, whose product is MHALLLTLLLIVSIALIVVVLLQSGKSAGLSGAISGGAEQLFGKQKARGLDLVLQRVTIVLSILFFILAIAIVKF
- the eno gene encoding phosphopyruvate hydratase, which gives rise to MPIITHIQAREVLDSRGNPTVEVEVFTESGAFGRAIVPSGASTGEYEAVELRDADADRYNGKGVLKAVDHVEEIIAEELVDRYSVLDQVLVDKALIELDGTKNKGKLGANAILGVSMAVAHAAADYLDIPLYQYLGGFNAKQLPVPMMNILNGGEHADNNVDIQEFMVMPVGAESFRHGLRMGAEIFHSLKSVLKAKGLNTAVGDEGGFAPNLASNEEALSTIIEAIEKAGYKPGEEVLLAMDVASSEFYDKEAGNYNLAGEGIVKTSAEMVDWYEELCNKYPIVSIEDGLDENDWAGHKLLTERLGKKVQLVGDDLFVTNTEKLARGIEEGVGNSILIKVNQIGTLTETFDAIEMAKRAGYTAVISHRSGESEDTTIADIAVATNAGQIKTGAPSRTDRVAKYNQLLRIEDQLDDTAQYLGARTFYNLKK